From a single Verrucomicrobiota bacterium genomic region:
- a CDS encoding YifB family Mg chelatase-like AAA ATPase has translation MFAKVCAAAVQGIDAYPVEVEVNSGWGDTNVVIVGLPDAAVRESRDRVGTALSNSGFKFPMGKTTINLAPADIKKEGPSFDLPIALGLLAASGQVETDLLEDFVITGELALTGAVRPVKGALAIALRAKAEGRRGILLPAENANEAGVVRGIEAIPIRNLREASEFLEGARALPAVHLNAEQMFDAPLEDDVDFAEVKGQESVKRALEIAAAGGHNALLIGPPGTGKSMLARRLPTILPPLTLDEALETTRIHSVTGLLEAHQALVTRRPFRSPHHTASDAGLLGGNAHPTPGEISLAHHGVLFLDELPEFKRSVLETMRQPLEEGRVTISRAAGSVTFPSQFMLVAAMNPSPDGKMPGESRCSPREIQNYLGRVSGPLLDRIDLHVEVPAVPFKDMAAAAPGETSAAIRARVITARHRQQERFKNRPRLTCNARMGARDLKQYCPLDTTCLDLLKAVMTDQNLSARAYDRIIKVARTIADLAGQETINPDHVGEAIGFRSLDRQIWS, from the coding sequence ATGTTCGCCAAGGTGTGTGCGGCCGCGGTTCAGGGGATTGACGCGTACCCTGTCGAGGTCGAAGTGAATTCCGGATGGGGTGACACCAATGTGGTCATTGTGGGCCTTCCCGACGCCGCCGTGCGCGAATCGCGCGACCGCGTGGGCACCGCCTTGTCCAATTCCGGCTTCAAATTCCCCATGGGCAAAACCACGATCAATCTGGCCCCGGCGGATATCAAAAAGGAAGGACCCAGCTTCGACTTGCCCATCGCCTTGGGACTGCTCGCCGCCAGCGGCCAGGTCGAAACGGATCTGCTGGAGGATTTCGTCATCACGGGAGAACTCGCGCTGACCGGCGCCGTGAGGCCTGTGAAAGGCGCGCTCGCCATTGCCCTGCGAGCCAAAGCCGAGGGGCGGCGCGGCATCCTGCTTCCCGCGGAGAACGCCAATGAGGCCGGTGTCGTCCGGGGCATCGAAGCCATTCCGATTCGAAATCTGCGGGAAGCCTCCGAGTTTCTTGAGGGCGCGCGCGCGCTGCCGGCTGTTCACCTCAACGCCGAACAAATGTTTGATGCGCCCCTGGAGGACGATGTGGATTTCGCGGAGGTCAAGGGGCAGGAATCGGTGAAGCGCGCCTTGGAAATCGCCGCCGCCGGCGGGCACAACGCGCTGCTGATCGGCCCTCCTGGCACGGGCAAATCGATGCTTGCCCGCCGGCTCCCCACCATTCTCCCGCCCCTCACCCTTGATGAGGCCCTCGAAACCACCAGGATTCATAGTGTCACCGGGCTGCTGGAAGCGCACCAGGCCTTGGTCACTCGACGACCCTTTCGTTCCCCTCATCACACGGCCAGCGATGCCGGATTGTTGGGCGGCAACGCGCATCCGACCCCTGGAGAAATCTCGCTCGCCCATCATGGCGTGCTCTTCCTGGACGAACTGCCTGAGTTCAAACGAAGCGTGCTCGAAACGATGCGACAACCCCTCGAAGAAGGTCGCGTCACCATCTCTCGTGCCGCCGGTAGCGTCACGTTCCCTTCCCAATTCATGCTCGTCGCGGCCATGAATCCCTCCCCGGACGGCAAGATGCCTGGTGAATCGCGCTGCTCGCCTCGCGAAATTCAGAATTACCTGGGACGCGTTTCCGGTCCGCTCCTGGATCGCATCGATTTGCATGTCGAAGTGCCGGCGGTTCCGTTCAAGGACATGGCCGCCGCAGCGCCGGGGGAAACTTCCGCTGCCATCCGAGCCCGCGTGATCACGGCCCGCCATCGCCAGCAGGAGCGATTCAAGAACCGGCCTCGCCTCACTTGCAACGCGCGCATGGGTGCGCGAGATCTCAAGCAATACTGCCCTCTCGACACCACCTGCCTCGATCTCTTGAAGGCGGTGATGACGGATCAGAATCTGAGCGCCCGAGCCTACGATCGTATCATCAAAGTCGCGCGCACCATCGCCGACCTAGCCGGGCAGGAAACCATCAACCCCGACCACGTCGGGGAAGCCATCGGCTTTCGATCCTTGGACCGGCAGATCTGGTCGTAA
- a CDS encoding nucleotidyltransferase yields the protein MSKARFTERQADVRESAARLAEAVAQPESDLIRDATIHRFEFTFEVVWKTLKLYLERQGHECGGPRPTLKKAFAENLISTTEEADRWFQMLEERNLTSHAYDEALAIQIYRHIVQDYAPLLGGMAERIQTLKWD from the coding sequence ATGAGCAAAGCACGATTCACCGAGCGTCAGGCCGACGTGCGCGAGAGTGCCGCCCGCCTTGCCGAAGCAGTGGCCCAACCGGAAAGCGATCTTATCCGCGACGCCACCATCCACCGCTTTGAGTTCACCTTTGAAGTCGTGTGGAAGACCCTCAAGCTCTACCTCGAACGTCAGGGGCACGAATGTGGCGGGCCACGGCCGACGCTCAAGAAGGCCTTCGCCGAGAACCTGATCTCTACCACCGAAGAAGCCGACCGCTGGTTCCAGATGCTCGAAGAGCGCAACCTCACCAGCCACGCCTACGATGAAGCCCTCGCCATCCAAATCTACCGACACATCGTGCAAGACTACGCTCCCTTGCTCGGTGGCATGGCGGAGAGGATCCAAACCCTGAAATGGGACTGA
- a CDS encoding nucleotidyltransferase domain-containing protein yields MKTLALRERDLAMLRRTFRSFPCVRSVHLFGSRATGHARRTSDIDLAISAPGATIDEWLALTDALDEAPIIYEFDVVRTERAHNPRLLERIAREGVLIYPEHPIA; encoded by the coding sequence ATGAAGACCCTCGCCCTCCGCGAACGAGACCTTGCCATGCTACGCCGCACCTTCCGCTCATTCCCGTGCGTACGTTCTGTGCACCTCTTCGGCTCACGCGCCACCGGCCACGCCCGCCGCACCTCCGACATTGATCTCGCCATCTCCGCCCCGGGCGCCACCATCGACGAGTGGCTGGCACTGACCGATGCGCTCGACGAAGCCCCCATCATCTACGAGTTCGACGTCGTCCGCACCGAACGCGCGCACAACCCCCGGCTTCTCGAAAGGATCGCCCGCGAAGGCGTGCTCATCTATCCAGAGCACCCCATCGCATAA